A DNA window from Trichosurus vulpecula isolate mTriVul1 chromosome 2, mTriVul1.pri, whole genome shotgun sequence contains the following coding sequences:
- the LOC118835782 gene encoding keratin-associated protein 19-6-like, whose translation MCHCGGYYGGLGYGYGSGYGCGCGCFRGLGYGCGGLGYGGLGYGSYGFGGLGCGGYGYGGLGYGGYGYGCCRPSCCGRYSSCGFY comes from the coding sequence ATGTGCCACTGTGGAGGATACTATGGGGGCCTGGGCTACGGCTATGGCTCTGGTTATGGCTGTGGATGTGGCTGCTTCCGTGGCCTAGGCTATGGTTGTGGTGGCTTGGGCTATGGAGGCCTGGGCTATGGTAGCTATGGCTTTGGAGGCCTGGGCTGTGGTGGCTATGGCTATGGAGGCCTAGGCTATGGTGGCTATGGTTATGGCTGCTGCCGCCCATCTTGCTGTGGAAGGTATTCTTCCTGTGGTTTCTACTGA